One Solea senegalensis isolate Sse05_10M linkage group LG3, IFAPA_SoseM_1, whole genome shotgun sequence genomic window carries:
- the rad51ap1 gene encoding RAD51-associated protein 1 isoform X4, whose protein sequence is MERPSRKTKAVNYRESTRDFDDDDDDDFAFVKAPPSKKAREDHKKLSSSSSSQETSAQSTLCQKSRKPLDQKLYERDLEAAITLSSLNYADEIKDRSPAGEGDVKVLIPADENADPASRHLSNCSVDGAVLGLDEISSETGSSASSRQRKSCAVPKEEDEDEDEDYRPKLTPESDEDFSEAEESEDDEFTSKKVSKLKKKENVTEKTKTKSTPVSKKEKQPPKAAKSKPAAAAAGSTPVRSPPAAKSAPRRPAQSSTVSTAKPAASVSPAGGRIPKWNPPGQLGKSPTSSLNAALKSPGQGLRLGLSRLVRVKPLHPSVAGH, encoded by the exons ATGGAGCGACCATCGAG GAAAACGAAAGCTGTAAATTACCGAGAATCAACCAGAGACTTTGACGACGATG atgatgatgattttgccTTTGTGAAGGCCCCGCCCAGCAAGAAGGCCAGAGAGGATCACAAGAAACTGTCGAGCAGCTCGTCCAGCCAAGAAACCAGTGCTCAGTCAACGCTGTGCCAGAAAAGCAG GAAACCACTGGATCAGAAGTTGTATGAACGAGATCTGGAAGCAGCCatcactctctcttctctcaaTTATGCAGACGAGATAAAGGACCGATCGCCTGCCGGTGAAG gAGACGTGAAGGTTCTCATTCCAGCGGATGAAAACGCAGATCCTGCTTCGCGGCACctgtcaaactgcagtgtgGACGGCGCCGTTTTAG gcTTGGATGAAATCTCATCAGAAACGGGGTCATCCGCTTCATCCAGACAGAGAAAATCTTGTGCTGTGCCgaaggaagaggacgaggacgaggacgaggactaTCGACCCAAACTGACACCAG AAAGTGACGAAGATTTCAGCGAAGCCGAGGAGAGCGAAGACGACGAATTCACTTCCAAGAAAGTCAGCAAATTGAAAAAGAAGGAGAACGTCACCGAGAAAACGAAGACCAAATCCACTCCAGtgtctaaaaaagaaaagcagccgCCCAAGGCAGCAAAGTctaaaccagcagcagcagcag CAGGTTCCACACCAGTGAGAAGTCCTCCAGCAGCCAAAAGTGCACCCAGGAGACCTGCGCAGTCCTCCACTGTGTCTACAGCCAAACCTGCAGCATCTGTcagtccagcagggggcagaatACCCAAGTGGAATCCTCCAG GTCAACTTGGCAAAAGTCCCACGTCGTCCCTGAACGCAGCACTGAAGTCTCCGGGTCAGGGTCTGAGACTCGGACTGTCGCGTCTCGTCCGAGTCAAACCGCTCCACCCCAGCGTCGCCGGTCACTAA
- the rad51ap1 gene encoding RAD51-associated protein 1 isoform X6, with the protein MERPSRKTKAVNYRESTRDFDDDDDDDFAFVKAPPSKKAREDHKKLSSSSSSQETSAQSTLCQKSRKPLDQKLYERDLEAAITLSSLNYADEIKDRSPAGEGDVKVLIPADENADPASRHLSNCSVDGAVLGLDEISSETGSSASSRQRKSCAVPKEEDEDEDEDYRPKLTPDSESDEDFSEAEESEDDEFTSKKVSKLKKKENVTEKTKTKSTPVSKKEKQPPKAAKSKPAAAAGSTPVRSPPAAKSAPRRPAQSSTVSTAKPAASVSPAGGRIPKWNPPGAGVQCQSQSSEAAILCVSMCLHQANAPKQVNLAKVPRRP; encoded by the exons ATGGAGCGACCATCGAG GAAAACGAAAGCTGTAAATTACCGAGAATCAACCAGAGACTTTGACGACGATG atgatgatgattttgccTTTGTGAAGGCCCCGCCCAGCAAGAAGGCCAGAGAGGATCACAAGAAACTGTCGAGCAGCTCGTCCAGCCAAGAAACCAGTGCTCAGTCAACGCTGTGCCAGAAAAGCAG GAAACCACTGGATCAGAAGTTGTATGAACGAGATCTGGAAGCAGCCatcactctctcttctctcaaTTATGCAGACGAGATAAAGGACCGATCGCCTGCCGGTGAAG gAGACGTGAAGGTTCTCATTCCAGCGGATGAAAACGCAGATCCTGCTTCGCGGCACctgtcaaactgcagtgtgGACGGCGCCGTTTTAG gcTTGGATGAAATCTCATCAGAAACGGGGTCATCCGCTTCATCCAGACAGAGAAAATCTTGTGCTGTGCCgaaggaagaggacgaggacgaggacgaggactaTCGACCCAAACTGACACCAG ATTCAGAAAGTGACGAAGATTTCAGCGAAGCCGAGGAGAGCGAAGACGACGAATTCACTTCCAAGAAAGTCAGCAAATTGAAAAAGAAGGAGAACGTCACCGAGAAAACGAAGACCAAATCCACTCCAGtgtctaaaaaagaaaagcagccgCCCAAGGCAGCAAAGTctaaaccagcagcagcagcag GTTCCACACCAGTGAGAAGTCCTCCAGCAGCCAAAAGTGCACCCAGGAGACCTGCGCAGTCCTCCACTGTGTCTACAGCCAAACCTGCAGCATCTGTcagtccagcagggggcagaatACCCAAGTGGAATCCTCCAG GTGCAGGTGTGCAGTGTCAGAGCCAGAGCTctgaggcagccatcttgtgtgtctccatgtgtctgCATCAGGCAAACGCACCGAAGCAG GTCAACTTGGCAAAAGTCCCACGTCGTCCCTGA
- the rad51ap1 gene encoding RAD51-associated protein 1 isoform X5, protein MERPSRKTKAVNYRESTRDFDDDDDDDFAFVKAPPSKKAREDHKKLSSSSSSQETSAQSTLCQKSRKPLDQKLYERDLEAAITLSSLNYADEIKDRSPAGEGDVKVLIPADENADPASRHLSNCSVDGAVLGLDEISSETGSSASSRQRKSCAVPKEEDEDEDEDYRPKLTPESDEDFSEAEESEDDEFTSKKVSKLKKKENVTEKTKTKSTPVSKKEKQPPKAAKSKPAAAAGSTPVRSPPAAKSAPRRPAQSSTVSTAKPAASVSPAGGRIPKWNPPGQLGKSPTSSLNAALKSPGQGLRLGLSRLVRVKPLHPSVAGH, encoded by the exons ATGGAGCGACCATCGAG GAAAACGAAAGCTGTAAATTACCGAGAATCAACCAGAGACTTTGACGACGATG atgatgatgattttgccTTTGTGAAGGCCCCGCCCAGCAAGAAGGCCAGAGAGGATCACAAGAAACTGTCGAGCAGCTCGTCCAGCCAAGAAACCAGTGCTCAGTCAACGCTGTGCCAGAAAAGCAG GAAACCACTGGATCAGAAGTTGTATGAACGAGATCTGGAAGCAGCCatcactctctcttctctcaaTTATGCAGACGAGATAAAGGACCGATCGCCTGCCGGTGAAG gAGACGTGAAGGTTCTCATTCCAGCGGATGAAAACGCAGATCCTGCTTCGCGGCACctgtcaaactgcagtgtgGACGGCGCCGTTTTAG gcTTGGATGAAATCTCATCAGAAACGGGGTCATCCGCTTCATCCAGACAGAGAAAATCTTGTGCTGTGCCgaaggaagaggacgaggacgaggacgaggactaTCGACCCAAACTGACACCAG AAAGTGACGAAGATTTCAGCGAAGCCGAGGAGAGCGAAGACGACGAATTCACTTCCAAGAAAGTCAGCAAATTGAAAAAGAAGGAGAACGTCACCGAGAAAACGAAGACCAAATCCACTCCAGtgtctaaaaaagaaaagcagccgCCCAAGGCAGCAAAGTctaaaccagcagcagcagcag GTTCCACACCAGTGAGAAGTCCTCCAGCAGCCAAAAGTGCACCCAGGAGACCTGCGCAGTCCTCCACTGTGTCTACAGCCAAACCTGCAGCATCTGTcagtccagcagggggcagaatACCCAAGTGGAATCCTCCAG GTCAACTTGGCAAAAGTCCCACGTCGTCCCTGAACGCAGCACTGAAGTCTCCGGGTCAGGGTCTGAGACTCGGACTGTCGCGTCTCGTCCGAGTCAAACCGCTCCACCCCAGCGTCGCCGGTCACTAA
- the ada2b gene encoding adenosine deaminase 2-A: protein MSLCQAVVTCASLLVVVCVSVNDGMPEPKQRELLMRQEASRQTGGHVTLTAAERQLDARLQRLKQREMSAARFPPSIHFFKAKPLIQKSSVFKLLQQMPKGAALHIHSSALVSVEWLVKNATYRPHCHVCFTWDNSVRFLFSERPPFLRWDCFHWQLLEKLRATTKDLSAFDNRLMQHLTLFTDDPDSEYPDQDAVWQKFENAFIAAAGLVCHAPVLRDYYYKGLEELHQDNIMYLELRSGVSKTYELDGTVHDKIWTLRMFQDVVEKFKADHPDFLGARVIISVHRALSVSEVKDAIRETIQLQRDFPDVVAGFDLVGREDAGRTLWSFREALSLPVDMGVTLPYFFHAGETDDEGTDVDQNLLDALLFNTTRIGHGFALAHHPLAKELSRKHDVAVEVCPISNQVLKLVSDLRNHPAAVLMSEGHPLVISSDDPSLFGTTGLSYDFYQAFVGIGGLKANLATLKELALNSIRYSSLPAHLKDTACAAWQRKWDVFIAENS from the exons ATGTCTCTCTGTCAGGCAGTGGTCACCTGTGCGTCTCTGCTCGTCgtcgtgtgtgtgagtgtgaacgaTGGGATGCCGGAGCCTAAGCAGAGGGAGCTGCTGATGCGTCAGGAGGCGTCCAGACAGACCGGAGGTCACGTGACCCTGACGGCGGCCGAGCGGCAGCTGGACGCTCGTCTGCAGCGGCTGAAGCAGCGGGAGATGTCTGCGGCACGATTCCCTCCGTCTATTCACTTCTTTAAAGCAAAGCCGCTCATTCAGAAGAGTTCAGTGTtcaagctgctgcagcagatgcCTAAAG GCGCCGcgctgcacatccacagctcggCTCTGGTGAGCGTGGAGTGGCTGGTGAAGAACGCCACCTACAGGCCTCACTGCCACGTCTGCTTCACGTGGGACAACTCGGTCCGCTTCCTGTTCTCCGAGCGCCCGCCTTTCCTGCGATGGGACTGTTTCCACTGGCAGCTGCTGGAGAAGCTGAGGGCCACGACGAAGGACCTGAGCGCCTTTGATAACAG attaATGCAGCACCTCACTCTCTTCACCGACGACCCAGACTCAGAATATCCGGACCAGGACGCCGTGTGGCAGAAGTTTGAGAACGCGTTCATCGCAGCTGCGGGGCTGGTCTGTCACGCTCCTGTGCTGAGGGACTACTACTACAAAGGCCTGGAGGAGCTTCACCAGGACAACATCATGTACCTGGAGCTGCGGAGTGGAGTGTCTAAG ACGTACGAGCTCGACGGAACCGTCCACGACAAGATCTGGACTCTAAGGATGTTTCAAGACGTTGTGGAGAAGTTCAAAGCGGATCATCCAGACTTTCTTGGAGCCCGAGTCATCATTTCTGTCCACAG AGCGCTGAGCGTCTCCGAGGTCAAAGACGCCATCAGAGAGACCATTCAGCTGCAGAGGGACTTTCCAGACGTCGTGGCAGGATTTGATTTG GTTGGCAGGGAGGACGCTGGGAGGACACTGTGGTCCTTCAGAGAGGCTCTGTCTCTGCCCGTGGACATGGGAGTCACCCTGCCATACTTCTTTCACGCAGGAGAAACAG atgatgAAGGCACGGATGTAGATCAGAACCTTCTCGACGCCCTCTTGTTCAACACCACACGCATCGGTCACGGCTTCGCTCTGGCACATCATCCACTTGCCAAGGAGTTGTCGAGGAAACACGACGTGGCTGTGGAGGTGTGTCCCATCTCCAACCAG GTGCTGAAGCTGGTGTCAGACCTGAGGAACCATCCAGCCGCTGTGCTGATGTCCGAGGGTCATCCCCTGGTCATCAGCTCCGACGACCCGTCTCTGTTTGGTACCACAGGCCTGTCGTACGACTTTTACCAAGCGTTTGTGGGCATCGGAGGACTCAAGGCAAACCTGGCCACTCTCAAAGAACTGGCCCTCAATTCCATCAG GTACAGCTCACTGCCAGCACACCTGAAGGACACGGCCTGTGCTGCGTGGCAGAGAAAATGGGACGTTTTTATCGCCGAGAATTCATGA
- the rad51ap1 gene encoding RAD51-associated protein 1 isoform X3, producing the protein MERPSRKTKAVNYRESTRDFDDDDDDDFAFVKAPPSKKAREDHKKLSSSSSSQETSAQSTLCQKSRKPLDQKLYERDLEAAITLSSLNYADEIKDRSPAGEGDVKVLIPADENADPASRHLSNCSVDGAVLGLDEISSETGSSASSRQRKSCAVPKEEDEDEDEDYRPKLTPDSESDEDFSEAEESEDDEFTSKKVSKLKKKENVTEKTKTKSTPVSKKEKQPPKAAKSKPAAAAAGSTPVRSPPAAKSAPRRPAQSSTVSTAKPAASVSPAGGRIPKWNPPGAGVQCQSQSSEAAILCVSMCLHQANAPKQVNLAKVPRRP; encoded by the exons ATGGAGCGACCATCGAG GAAAACGAAAGCTGTAAATTACCGAGAATCAACCAGAGACTTTGACGACGATG atgatgatgattttgccTTTGTGAAGGCCCCGCCCAGCAAGAAGGCCAGAGAGGATCACAAGAAACTGTCGAGCAGCTCGTCCAGCCAAGAAACCAGTGCTCAGTCAACGCTGTGCCAGAAAAGCAG GAAACCACTGGATCAGAAGTTGTATGAACGAGATCTGGAAGCAGCCatcactctctcttctctcaaTTATGCAGACGAGATAAAGGACCGATCGCCTGCCGGTGAAG gAGACGTGAAGGTTCTCATTCCAGCGGATGAAAACGCAGATCCTGCTTCGCGGCACctgtcaaactgcagtgtgGACGGCGCCGTTTTAG gcTTGGATGAAATCTCATCAGAAACGGGGTCATCCGCTTCATCCAGACAGAGAAAATCTTGTGCTGTGCCgaaggaagaggacgaggacgaggacgaggactaTCGACCCAAACTGACACCAG ATTCAGAAAGTGACGAAGATTTCAGCGAAGCCGAGGAGAGCGAAGACGACGAATTCACTTCCAAGAAAGTCAGCAAATTGAAAAAGAAGGAGAACGTCACCGAGAAAACGAAGACCAAATCCACTCCAGtgtctaaaaaagaaaagcagccgCCCAAGGCAGCAAAGTctaaaccagcagcagcagcag CAGGTTCCACACCAGTGAGAAGTCCTCCAGCAGCCAAAAGTGCACCCAGGAGACCTGCGCAGTCCTCCACTGTGTCTACAGCCAAACCTGCAGCATCTGTcagtccagcagggggcagaatACCCAAGTGGAATCCTCCAG GTGCAGGTGTGCAGTGTCAGAGCCAGAGCTctgaggcagccatcttgtgtgtctccatgtgtctgCATCAGGCAAACGCACCGAAGCAG GTCAACTTGGCAAAAGTCCCACGTCGTCCCTGA
- the rad51ap1 gene encoding RAD51-associated protein 1 isoform X2: MERPSRKTKAVNYRESTRDFDDDDDDDFAFVKAPPSKKAREDHKKLSSSSSSQETSAQSTLCQKSRKPLDQKLYERDLEAAITLSSLNYADEIKDRSPAGEGDVKVLIPADENADPASRHLSNCSVDGAVLGLDEISSETGSSASSRQRKSCAVPKEEDEDEDEDYRPKLTPDSESDEDFSEAEESEDDEFTSKKVSKLKKKENVTEKTKTKSTPVSKKEKQPPKAAKSKPAAAAGSTPVRSPPAAKSAPRRPAQSSTVSTAKPAASVSPAGGRIPKWNPPGQLGKSPTSSLNAALKSPGQGLRLGLSRLVRVKPLHPSVAGH; the protein is encoded by the exons ATGGAGCGACCATCGAG GAAAACGAAAGCTGTAAATTACCGAGAATCAACCAGAGACTTTGACGACGATG atgatgatgattttgccTTTGTGAAGGCCCCGCCCAGCAAGAAGGCCAGAGAGGATCACAAGAAACTGTCGAGCAGCTCGTCCAGCCAAGAAACCAGTGCTCAGTCAACGCTGTGCCAGAAAAGCAG GAAACCACTGGATCAGAAGTTGTATGAACGAGATCTGGAAGCAGCCatcactctctcttctctcaaTTATGCAGACGAGATAAAGGACCGATCGCCTGCCGGTGAAG gAGACGTGAAGGTTCTCATTCCAGCGGATGAAAACGCAGATCCTGCTTCGCGGCACctgtcaaactgcagtgtgGACGGCGCCGTTTTAG gcTTGGATGAAATCTCATCAGAAACGGGGTCATCCGCTTCATCCAGACAGAGAAAATCTTGTGCTGTGCCgaaggaagaggacgaggacgaggacgaggactaTCGACCCAAACTGACACCAG ATTCAGAAAGTGACGAAGATTTCAGCGAAGCCGAGGAGAGCGAAGACGACGAATTCACTTCCAAGAAAGTCAGCAAATTGAAAAAGAAGGAGAACGTCACCGAGAAAACGAAGACCAAATCCACTCCAGtgtctaaaaaagaaaagcagccgCCCAAGGCAGCAAAGTctaaaccagcagcagcagcag GTTCCACACCAGTGAGAAGTCCTCCAGCAGCCAAAAGTGCACCCAGGAGACCTGCGCAGTCCTCCACTGTGTCTACAGCCAAACCTGCAGCATCTGTcagtccagcagggggcagaatACCCAAGTGGAATCCTCCAG GTCAACTTGGCAAAAGTCCCACGTCGTCCCTGAACGCAGCACTGAAGTCTCCGGGTCAGGGTCTGAGACTCGGACTGTCGCGTCTCGTCCGAGTCAAACCGCTCCACCCCAGCGTCGCCGGTCACTAA
- the rad51ap1 gene encoding RAD51-associated protein 1 isoform X1, with translation MERPSRKTKAVNYRESTRDFDDDDDDDFAFVKAPPSKKAREDHKKLSSSSSSQETSAQSTLCQKSRKPLDQKLYERDLEAAITLSSLNYADEIKDRSPAGEGDVKVLIPADENADPASRHLSNCSVDGAVLGLDEISSETGSSASSRQRKSCAVPKEEDEDEDEDYRPKLTPDSESDEDFSEAEESEDDEFTSKKVSKLKKKENVTEKTKTKSTPVSKKEKQPPKAAKSKPAAAAAGSTPVRSPPAAKSAPRRPAQSSTVSTAKPAASVSPAGGRIPKWNPPGQLGKSPTSSLNAALKSPGQGLRLGLSRLVRVKPLHPSVAGH, from the exons ATGGAGCGACCATCGAG GAAAACGAAAGCTGTAAATTACCGAGAATCAACCAGAGACTTTGACGACGATG atgatgatgattttgccTTTGTGAAGGCCCCGCCCAGCAAGAAGGCCAGAGAGGATCACAAGAAACTGTCGAGCAGCTCGTCCAGCCAAGAAACCAGTGCTCAGTCAACGCTGTGCCAGAAAAGCAG GAAACCACTGGATCAGAAGTTGTATGAACGAGATCTGGAAGCAGCCatcactctctcttctctcaaTTATGCAGACGAGATAAAGGACCGATCGCCTGCCGGTGAAG gAGACGTGAAGGTTCTCATTCCAGCGGATGAAAACGCAGATCCTGCTTCGCGGCACctgtcaaactgcagtgtgGACGGCGCCGTTTTAG gcTTGGATGAAATCTCATCAGAAACGGGGTCATCCGCTTCATCCAGACAGAGAAAATCTTGTGCTGTGCCgaaggaagaggacgaggacgaggacgaggactaTCGACCCAAACTGACACCAG ATTCAGAAAGTGACGAAGATTTCAGCGAAGCCGAGGAGAGCGAAGACGACGAATTCACTTCCAAGAAAGTCAGCAAATTGAAAAAGAAGGAGAACGTCACCGAGAAAACGAAGACCAAATCCACTCCAGtgtctaaaaaagaaaagcagccgCCCAAGGCAGCAAAGTctaaaccagcagcagcagcag CAGGTTCCACACCAGTGAGAAGTCCTCCAGCAGCCAAAAGTGCACCCAGGAGACCTGCGCAGTCCTCCACTGTGTCTACAGCCAAACCTGCAGCATCTGTcagtccagcagggggcagaatACCCAAGTGGAATCCTCCAG GTCAACTTGGCAAAAGTCCCACGTCGTCCCTGAACGCAGCACTGAAGTCTCCGGGTCAGGGTCTGAGACTCGGACTGTCGCGTCTCGTCCGAGTCAAACCGCTCCACCCCAGCGTCGCCGGTCACTAA